The Hippoglossus hippoglossus isolate fHipHip1 chromosome 10, fHipHip1.pri, whole genome shotgun sequence DNA segment AAAAGAGATCTTTGTAAAGAAGTACAGATGCAAATTAAACTTTACCTGCTTGTTTTATGCTAAtgttaaagtcatttttaagCAAAACTGTCAAACTGatcttctctgttttctatcACAAGAAACTCAATATCTTTGGGTTTGAAATAGTTAATcacaaaataagacatttgaCGACATCACTAAAGTTATTACTTGAGAAGACAAAGGGCAGATTGTTGATGACAGACTGAACTTTTACCTCCAACAGTGCTCGATGCACTTTCTTCAGGAACTCTTCATCTTTCTCGTACTCTGAAACCAGCTCAGCCGGCAGGTCTTGCCGATGACCGAGCtaaagagaggaaacacagcagcGAGAATTCAAACTGCTGCACCTTCACAGCTGAATATGAGCCTCACAAGTGGAAGTGGTGGGAAAAGGGAACACAGTGATCTGAAACCCAGAATCTCAGTGATGACTAATGGATGTTTGTCCTCAGATTTTTATGTTTTCGTTTTGTCTACCACAGAGCAAGCTGCTTTTTCTTAAGGATTCAACATCAAGCCTGTGCGGTCGTGGGCAGACGTCTTGTTAACATTTCTCCTATGTTCAAACACTCCCACACAGTTAAGTCTTGTCCTATGAAGACTGCCAGTGACTAAAATTCAAAGCATGGACGGActcacctcctctgctgcctggACCAGAGCGCTCCACTCCAGTTTGGGAATCATCCGGCTGACGAACTGAGGGTTGAACTCCACCTCATTCACCTTCACCTCAGTTGCCTTCGCACAAAAACAaccagacagaaaaaacaacctGTCAGCATCAAACTAGCAGTCCTAAAACAGCGGCTAGTCCTCAGACATGTTTGTAAACAAGTGAggtctaaaaaaaaatgtctacGTCTACGgctttatctgtgtgtgtggctgcagggaaGAAGtcatcacacagaaacacctgGAACCAGGAGGACTGGTGAGTGAGGTAAAGAACCTGATCTTTACTTAAAAATGGAGAATAATAAACTACTGGTGTGTCCCTATAAAACCTTTAACACAATGGTTTTCAATGTGAATGATTAGTTATGAAGACTTAAATGGATTGAGGTCATATTTAGTGGCTAATGTACTGAACTGAATTATGGTCAGATAGGTTTTTAATATCattctttcctcttgtgtgtaAACAGGACGGACAAAATTTCCATTTCCTTTCCTATTTAAGATATGACTTAAAATACTCAATTTGAGgtgaatatattatatttggatttaaaaatatgtaattagCATATACATGCTAAATTAATTAGGTACATGTAAAATGTGGATTATTGATTAAAGCTGGGACTTCATTTGGTTAGTtttacaaacaacaaaatgggGAGTTTACTTTCTACTTCGGTGTTTACTTagaatgttcagtttttgttgacaCTGTCCATAAATATTTAACTTCAGTATTTAATTTACACATGTCAACAGAAACTGAACAATATTAACATCAATCAGATGGAATTAAAGTAGAGTTAATTGAAACGAATAACCATAAACTGCACAGTTCTATGTAATAACACTGAGCGTCTGTCAGACCCTGATCCAGCTCAATTACTGTCAACACAACCGATGCGTTtggaaatatgaataaaatgttgaacGGCCTCATGACAGTTCCGTTCCCCGGTGAAGACACAACACGCAGCATGAAGCTAATGGGATGTTATGTTAAAGTGTTAGCATCGTTAGCAGCGATGCTAAGCAGATGTGAGGATTTACCTTGATGAGCAGCGGGTATCCTTTAGTGACGCCCTTCACGTGAGACGTcagcatgttgtgtgtgagcagcttcaTGTTTAAACACAATGATGATTGATTTACtaccaacaacaaacacacactctgagtcTTTTCGAGATGTAAATCACGCTATAGCGTTTACATGTGGACCGGAAGTGTCAACTGTTGCGTCGCTAAAACGGTTCCCCGGGACCTTGGCCTCAGCGCCGTTAGTTCCTAGGTCACTTCTTTAgtttaataaatgtatataaatacattcatgTCACATTGTAGGACCCAATCAGGACCAATGCTATATATTGTGACCTCATTTTAAGTTATATTAACAGTAACCAGTattcaataattataatttttatttagtataaatacacatgttcATATATTCAGCTGTATGATATTGGTGGATGTAGTTTTTGGTTAAATTGTATTaacgttaaaaaaaagagaaatgttttggggGGGTTCTTAATTAAAGAGCTGTcaatatttctattattattatcatctgtGCCCCTGTCTTGTAGAGTAACATGGTTTTCAATTAAACTTCAACAAGGTACACAAGCAAAATCTTTCACACAAAACTTATAATGGTGTAATCCAGTGCTGGCTACCATACgtacttttttgtattttttacattaaataatagATGGCATCTCATTAGTCAATcatgatttatgtatttttaatagataactttctaaaacattttaaaagttagCAGTAACTATAGCTCTTAGATAAATGTATGAGGTAAAAAATATTTGCTTCTGAAATGAAGTGTAGAAGTTAAAAGTAACAATACTCACTTGAAATAGTCGAGTAAAGTACAAGAGCATatttaaacagtgttttagtgaatgtattttgttaaattCCACCACCTACAATGACAAAATATGCTAAATTGTGTTGACTGTGTTAGTTAGCAGACAAAGACGATGTTCATTTTTATActcaaattttttattttttgtattaattttgtATACTCCTTGTCTTTGTATTATACAGGTCATTCATACAGTTTATGATATAGTAAATAGTAATTACACACGAGAGATGTAACAGGCATCAGCCTGTCACCATCACAGACATGCATCATGCGcgcacttaaacacacacatacacacacatcccttacactaaataacaaaaacgataaaaatgtaaaacctttttttttttttttttaatcacaaaacCCCTTATTATTCTTCCTCCATCACCAGATTCACATCCTCTcaactcttattttgaaaatgagtACAACAATACTTAtgttttgacaaaataaaaaacacataaagaaagaaaaaaatgcaggAAGGCATCTAAAGAAGTGGGCAAAGCATTTCTGAGGACAGTTACTGTCGGTTTATTCAGGGCCCCGGGCTCTAAACTCCTCATGGAAACAAGCACGAACGAGCTGTAATGCAGGGACGTCGACTGGCATCACTttgtaaaacaattaaaacttAAGTCTAACTTGACTTTGAGAAGCTTTAACAAAATCCAATGTGCTACACAGTTTAGATGCTTCATGTGATCAGGTGATTTTGTTCAGTCAGGTGTGTGTCATTCTAtttgtgagagggagagaacaggaTTGAGGAAGGCAACACAAACTCTTCAAAAAGAGCACTCTGCAAGGTTTATGGCACAAATAACTGCACTGAGAGAAGTGGGTGCGTAGTGGGGCCGAAGCTGAACCAGTCACACGGTGTGGTGTCGTGAAGTCAGGGTGAAAACCATCTGCCAACATCTGGAGCGTGTTAGAAAAAGGCAATTCCTTGACTCTTTACTCTCCGTCTCTGCTATGAGCTTCACAGGTGCTGCTGGAGTTGTGACGCCCATGAGACTAAGAAGGTAAACTTGTGCCACTACTTTTAATCATAATACAAACAGTTTAAAGCAGCACAATTCAGAGTACATgaagtgaccccccccccccccatcagtgTCTTTCTTACAAGCAATACAAACCTTGAGAGAGATGATCCTTCCTGCCCTTTGTTGGATCGAGAATCAGTGTGACGGTGATATGTTTGCACAGAACATCTGCAGACTAGTATTTAACTCAGAGGAAGGATATGAGGAGAGCTCTCGCTGAATGCACAACTCAACAATTAAATCTGCTGCGTCCATATATGATGGAGCCACATACAACACTGGCTGTTAGTAACTGCAGTAGTAATTAgtctttgctttgcttttgCATTGGAGCACAGGCTGATTCTCTTTAGaccatacacacatgcaaatacacattcAAACTCTGGATTCACTCCCTTCGATCAGACTTTCCCAAATGATAATTTCAATAAtgtctctcacactctcactcacacatgtgcacacatacacacacacacacacagtcattctctctcacacagaaaCAAGAAGCCGCCATCATTCTTGACCATCTTCCGTGCGCCACTTCAGGAAATCCTCCTTCCGGGCGTCTGGTTTGATCTGGTTCCTCATGCCACCGAGCAGATTGGAGGTGGCTTCGGACGCCACTATCAAAGGTCGGACCACAGTGGGTGGGATCTGCCGCAGGACACCGCCCACAGCACCAGGCAGACCCTTTTGTTCGTGGCCGCGGGATGCTACATCGCATAGAGTCTGAGCCGTGTCAATCACTccctggaggagcagagagaatgaACATCATGTACGGGTTGGACATTTGGTTAAATATACGACCGGGATATTTATTCCTTCAGGCTGTGACCTCTGATTCCCCACCCTGATTATTTATACTGAGGTTCACCTAAACATTACTGCAGGAAGTCAACAACACAGTTTCTGataaaagggggaaaaaatgagtGCACAATGTGAGGGTCAATTTGGGGACATACCTCTCTGACTGTGTCATAGGCTTTGGCCACACCCTCTCTGAGGTCAGCAGGCTGGGCGGCTCTACGGGGCCGGCTGCCGGGGGCCCGGCCCTCAGTGATGGCGTAGCGATTCAGAGGTGGTGTTGGCGAAAGGATGTCGTACACCGTCTCTGCGGTGGCCTTTAAAAAATAGCAGACAGAAACCACAAATTATTTTTCCTTATTTGAAGTAAGAGTCTATGGATAGATTAGGTGATATGTATTGTAAAAAGCTGTGagacaaatgtattattttaagCTATTTGTATAAAATTGACCTGACACCAAATTCTTGAGGCTGTGTTTATTCTAAAATACTTCAACATTGTCCACACAATTGAACACAGCAACAAGATTTTCTCCATCTAATATCATCACTGAGTTAAATTGCTTAATTCACAGTCACTGCCCTCTTGTCTTTATAGACCAAGTACCTGTATGGCCTGCACCAGTCTGTTGCTGAGCTCCAGAGCAGCTGATGCTGTTGAGGTACCGAAAGAGGCTGCCCCCCTCTGGAGACCTCGGATAATGCGTCCGTCTTTCCTGTACTGCTCTATGGGCAACCAGAACAGATCCCTCACTCCGTGGACTGGAGAAACACAGCGAGGTGGAGAAGAGGGATTTTAATGAGTAGATGAAGCAGGATGAAGAACATGTAAATGTTAAGCTGACGATGTGTTTGTAGACAAAAGCACTTTTAACTCACAGAGCTGGACAACTGAGTGCATAGGGCCAACACCTCCCAGAAGCCCCGGCAGCTGGTTCTTCCTGATGTCTGTCAGCCACTCTGTGACGGCGTACTGGATCACTTTGTCCACACCAAGGAGACTAGGATTTGTTGCAGAAGAAAGACTAAGAGACTTACaccaaaacatttctcaaaCATAATGATTCATTCTCAAACTTCTGAAGAGATTTGGGTCAGTTGCAAATTAGAGAGACATAGGACAGCGATCAGTCTCAAACAACAAAGGAGACGGTTTGTTTTGACCGAGAGGTGTGTGTTCGTACCCATGTCTGCAGCAGAGCCtcttcagcttcagctctgaACAGTTTAACTGAGCCAGGCCAATCAGGATCCCTGCAAACGTTCCCTGTGATGAAGAAGTGCAGGACAGAGGAGTGAATAACGGGGACAATTTATTTCCTGGTAAATGCAAATGAATCCTACAGATTTGATGCTCACACCAGCTGACAGATGAAGACTCTCACCTGTTCAATGACAACATGTTTGCCCTGATAATCCAGCCAGATAGGCACTTCAGAGGTGAAACGAAACTCCCTGAACAAAAATTATTCAGTTTACAGTTTTGACACATTTGAACTTGTTGAGTCTTCACAACTAAATCCTCTTTCTCCTGTGATCGTGTCTCCTGGTGGATCAGTGTCTACATACCGGAAGTAGATTGGCtggtcagaggaggaggtggagcctGCAGAAGAGGAGCTCTGCTCGCTGAAGGTAGTTTCAACGGATGCTGTGAGGTCAGGTCCCAGACCAGCAgctgcctctccctcctcagaCGCCTTCGGGGATGGGTCTGCCTtcactgaatataaataaagagaaatataaaaaaaaaaaaacatatttaccacaacatgtctgtgtttatatactGGATGAAATGTTAAACATGCTCAAAATCAACTTGAGTcataatttaaacatgttttgtaaCCACTGACAATGTTTCATGccacaatgacaataaatagTAATTCAATTCATAACTCCATAAAAAGCAGCATAGCAAAGACTGCATAATGGATcttttttgaaatattaatattaatttttttgttcAACAAAGAACTTGTTTTTTCAGACAAAGCTCACCTTCAGTTGCAGGGTCCACAGGCAGGTAAGGGTTAACATAGGAAGCCAGATTACTGAAAAAGTCCTTAAGGAAGAAAAGTGCATCCTGGACAGAAAGGGGAAGAAAACAGGCTGGTTAGGGGAGGAGCCCTGTCACAGTAAATTGTGCTCACTCATCTATACCCCAAAAACATTAATGCGATATGTGGCAGAACTTTATTAGtcacaaaacagagaaaaagttAAATCATTGACCTTGAGAACCTTATTTAGTCTGAATGTAGTTAAGACTTAATTGTAATCGAGACAGACTAAAAATACTGATACTGATTGCTTGATTAATATGCAAAATGATATATTTAACAGAGTTGTTGTTTCTCCCTGGGCTGAAGCATTTATAGAAAATATTCTACTCAGTCACATTCAAACATCATTCACCAGGTTTGGCTGCAGAGGATGATACAGTTGCTGTTAACATTCAGTTTCAGGTGCTGGAGTTACCTGATCGATGTTCAGTCGTAGTGGCAGCAGACTGACCCGAAGACAGCACTCTGGACCACCAAGGCCAGACTCTGGGCACAGCTGCAGGGCCTTCACTGTCAgctatgaaaagaaaacacacaatcaataTCTTTTATTGCATATCACATAATCAATACTTTATAAAAGTACAAGGCCGCTGACATATTTCAATTCagttctccctccctccctgaacAACAATCCTCTAAGCTGCATCAGgttggttcaatcccagtcaGTTCATTTCAATCACAGAAACCTCTCATCACGTGCGCTCTCACCATGTTGGAGTGGGCTCGGCGGGGCATGCTCTCGCTGGTGTAGAGGTAGAGGAATTTGTTGATTTGTGAGGAGGCCAGTCGGTCTCGAACTTCCAGCTCCTGGACGATGAACACCTGCCTGGAGAGGGGCTGCTCGTTGACGGGACCGGCTGTGACCACGGCCGGCAGCGACACCTCCCCATCCTGCCCTGCTACTGCCTGTGAGTAGGACTCATGCTGGAAGGAAACCTGGAGGACAAAGCCAGAAGAGGTACTGTTTtgtaaaaatgcattaaaaactTCTAATAGGTAAAGTgataaaaatagtaaaaatagTACATGAGTAAATagtattacattttcatttttttaatgtagctAAGTTCAAAGTATGAATTCACATAAAATGGAAGCAATTAACTAGAGTGCATGCACCTCAGAATAATACTTACAGTGAATATAGCACCTGACTGAGGGTTCTTATTTTAATTctaacattacattatatttcattgagctgacgcttttatccaaagtgacttacaataagtgcattcaaccatgagggtacaaacccagaacagcaagaatcatgtaagtacatgtgcttcaaaaaagccaaactacaaagtgctacatgtaagtgcaatatGTAACTGCAACTTTTTTAAACATCAGAGTTAACACTGTACCTTGCTGAGCTGGATCTCCATCAGCAGCGTGTGCTGACGGCCGCTGCCTCCCGCCCACCGCCAGGAGTTCTGGGGgcgagaggaagaggcagagcgAGAGGGGGACCCACGAATACCAGCAGGGGCCGAACGACCTctgaaagagaggaggacagacaaaaaacatgtttgcaccttgtataataaattatataaaagtaGGTCAAccttcatgtgtctgtgtgtgtgtgttttacctgttTGCCTGCTGGGCATGTATGGACATGGGCTTGCCGCCAAAGTCTTTTCCCCCATATAGATGCCAGACCACAGAGATCTCCCGCAGCACCACCCTGCTCTGGGGCACTGGGAAGCGACTGGGGGCTCGGAGCAGATCGGAGCTGCCACGAGGCCTCGAGAAGTGACTCTCCTTCACCCTGACGGGCCCCGGGGAGAGAACTGTCACCACGGGCTCCCCATCCCTGGGCTGTAACAAATCCCACGTGAGGACAGgtacaagtaaaataaatgaaaaatagtcATGCTATGGGGCTACTGTTGAAGAAAACGTTTataagacaaaagagaaaaagtaaaagttatACGTGACTCACAGGAATGCCCATGCCAGGAGCCTCCAGGATGCAGAAGTCGTCGTTGTCTGTGGAGCCGTCTGAGCCTTCATCCGACATCATATCTACCTGAGCCTCTGTTGCTGTGGCAACCAATCCATCAAGCTCAGAGTCCTCCCCCTGCAGGATGGAGGGGCCGTGCTTCGAGGCTTCACCAGGGAACAGGTAAACCGAGACGGGTGAGCCTCTCTGCATTGAGGGAGAACCTGGAAAGTCCAACAAAGTCCAACATTATGCAAAGACCGGAGGTTGTGTTGGAGTGGCAGCTCAATCACTGTCAATCACTTAAACacaacatatactgtatataaaaaggtaGAAAAGTTACATAAAAAAGGTAGAAAAAGGCACTGATAGCCATGTATTTAAGACTATAGGCTACATTGTGTAATATGGGACTAATTTATCATGTATGTTAACAATTGTATGAGCTcagaaatgcatttattttcacatatgAGGAGCTCATTGTCCTTAATTTGAATGTATAGCAAATGAGGTGTTGATGGTGTCCTCTGATTGgtggatttatttttcccaAGGTAAAACAAAATGCATTCATTGTGCTGTTTGTATTAATTTTGCCTGATGAAGGATTGACAATTTATACATTGTGTTAATAAAGAACAATCTTAAAAAGCAAAGAAGTGACATTACacactcacaaagacacaataCAAAAGAATTGTATCTTAAACAAGTGTaagcaaaaagcaaaaacagTGAGAAACTGTGCAGTACCTGGATCTAAACCGTCTTCTCTGTAGCTCTTCTCTGTGTCTATTAAGGCATCAGCCAGATCGTACTGGTTGATCTCAGCGGTTTCAGCTGGAGGGCAGGGCAGCACAGAGGCAGGACTCTCTGACAGCTGACAAGACAGAAGATCACACAGACTTTAACTTCACGGGATCTTTATACCACTTGTCAACATTAACTCAAGTCATTTTACTCTTATCTTTGCTTGTGACATGTGCCATTTACTGAATTGTATCAATCGATACATGACATACTTCTTTCTGAGTTGAAGTACAAGGGACAATCATCGAACAcaaaatccatttaaaattcTTATCCATTCATCATTGTTGTTCTCCAGTGCAAACACAGTCCTTACTGGTAATTTCTGGCCAGCGATCTCAGTGGGTGAGGCGTGTCGCAGTGGGGGGTGCAGGTCCCCCTGGGCGACCAGGTACTGCAGCACATTGACGAGGGCGGCGCAGGAATCAGCGCAGGTGTGCAGGTGGACCACGTTGTTGGAGCAACGGAGCTCGAAGAGAGGCTGAGTCTGGAGGTGACGAAAAGTCACATAATAAGAACacgaagaaaaacaacagactcACATTCAATaggatttttttctgtttaaaatcaAACCATGTATCATAAATCTGTAAATTGTTAATCTAATGTTTGCATCCATTTTCCTGAGAAGTAGAATTTTTCAATTGCGagtaaaagaaatgaaaaagaatcaATATTGTTGTCGTCTGCACTTGTTAAgtatttttgtgtctttcagatCAGATCCATCCTGTTTCTGTAATTCCAGGGAGGTGTAGGTAAATAACAGACATGTAAACCAATGTCAATGAAAGCtgaaaatttaaaatgaaaacaattgaTAATAAGAATACACCTGCAGAATATTAACATAAGATTGACTAGACTGgacaattaaaatcaaacacagactTAAAACTGACctttcacacatttattcattatgtTACTGATTGGCTAAAAGGATGGCTGCATCATCGTTGAGACGTCGTGTTTACTGCACCTTGTTAGTTTAAGTTCCATTTCCGACTGAAAAGTGATCCTCGTCATAAATTAGAGGTCTCACGTCTGAAGCTATTCTTACAGAGGAACTTCATTatggtgaaaataaatatttataaacagGGGCCTCTGCTTGTTAGTGGTTTGTGAAGGGAATTATAATGATCTCGGTTTGTTGGTGGTTTGCATCATGATTGGGTGTAAGTGAAGGAAACAGGTATATAAACAGATGGCGAGCACTCACCAATTTGCCTGTATCTCTGCCTTTCCATGTGGTGATGGCCAGCTCCAGCAGGTCGATGtccaggacacacacataatcTGTGTGACAAACAGACACGTGGTGGTTTTCATTAGAgtgtacaaacaaacataaacacacatatttcaTGTCCAGGTccaaaaatatatgaaaattcAAAAaagtttggtgtgtttgtgcctgaTGAAGAAGTTTAGAGTCTTTGTATTATCTCTAGACCTGAAACATCACTGTCTcttaaaatttacattttcttaaaggtttattatttgtgtttcctttatCCTTTCCTTTtgtcattacttttaaatgatgttgtattATCTAatttgttgtctttgattttagattttgtattatataatttGCTCTCTCTGAATTCAAatgttattgtattattttggtTGTAGCCTTTGAAGTTttgtcttcttgttttttttgtccacttTGTACTCAACAGTGCTGCAAGTCCTTGAGCAAGGGCTTTCAAATTGTAATCGTATTATTTAAAAGAGAATCAGCATTAAGCAGTGGGTGCAGCGGTTTTGTTGTTTCAATAGCATTTTCTACCACTATATACAGCAACACATGTACATCATGTGTCTTACCTCTCCTCAAGTCAACGGTGTCAATCTCACATTTGTCAGAGAGGTAGAGAGCAGAGTCATCCAGGATGAATCTGAATACAACGCagcaaaatacataaatatcttACAGCAGGAATAACCAGGTAGTATAATGTGCTACCCACTgacagcaacatttaaaaacattcactGTGCTGATTATCATTCTCAAGAGgatttcagtgtgtgttgtatttaatgGATGCTATACCTGAGGTGGAAGGTGGCGGTGTCGACGATAATGTTACTGGACAGAGTGAAGGACTCTGCAGTGAACAACACTCTCAGAGGCAGATACAGAGGTCTGTCGAACAGAGAGGCAGATGATGGCAACTGATAATTTACACttccattttaaatgtaaaacatcttttcatttaCAAACCTGTAGTCGACGGCACAGGTAGCGAGGTGTGTGTGGAGGACAGTGATGACAGCAGGTGCTGTGTATCCCAGAATGGGATCATCAATGACATCCAGGAAGTCGACCAGCTGTAAGAAACACAGTCAGTATTAGATACagaatataacaaaatatatcCACTTAATTTGACTTGACTTCAACATGGAACAAAAACGATttaactggaaaataaaagcaaacataTTCTATTACTATTTCTATACTACTGCTAGGACCTGTGAGGAAACAGGTATCAGCACAGACAAGATGATGTCCCTGGTCAAGTCATCTGTGTGCCAGTTctctgggtttttctttttgttactGTCTGCATGGAAACATCTTCAGTTGCTCtttctgttctgtctgtgaTATATCATTAacttcttttcatctttttgacCTTTGTGACCCCAGATTCTCTAAACCTGTCACATCTACTCAAGGAATTTACAAAACTCCCCAAATCCTGTTTTCCTCATGAAAACAAGACCACGAATGACACAATTTATGTAGTTGGAGAAGATGCTTGAATAATGGAGATTTTGtagtaaaaaaaatccacagctAAGCCTTTAATTCAAGACATTAGATGGACTCCAAAGCATTCTGGTCCATGGTTACAGGATAAATTGgtatctccctctccctccttttgtACTCTACATTCTTGAAATGTATATTTCTGTGagaatgtcaaatgtcaaaaatgtctATAGAGCCCCAAATCTGTAATTTCcctgcaaaataaatgaaaattgcTCAAAAGGCAAATAAAGTAtgaaataagacaaaaacatataaaatgcttgaaaattaaatcataaaatacaaaGAACTATTAATTTTATTACCAGTAactgtttttctcattttcattttcactttattgTCATTCTCTCTATGCACCATATTTAATATGAGGGGGAAAATGTGTTCCTTCAGTGATACAAGGTGTGCACAATAAggacagataaaataaaaacagaaaccacGTACAGAGTGTACAGTGTTAGTAGCATTAAGTTGATGAACTTTAAAAGCTTGcgaaaacacagagaagaaaacatgatCTGTAACGCTTCTCACCTGTTCATGCCAGCTCTGATTCGTCTGCGTCATGTAATGTCTCATGGTGGCACCTTGAAGTCGAACGGCAACTAGGAACTCCTACAAGGAGACACGGAAACAAGCAttaattcatttcaaacatGTAGCGACACCAAACTCAGGTGTGTGATGAGGACGTACCTTAACATTCCTCTGGAGGTCCAGTGTGATTTTGATGGCTGTGGATAACATCTGTAGTTCCCCCTCCCTGCCGCTCACGCTGCTCACACCCACCTCTGTGGGGTAGATGGTAGGGTCCAAGTGTTTTGGGGGAGTGAAGCTCGGCATCTCCAACCGTTGTGGGATGGGGGTGTCTTTTACCACCGCTGCAGTGACGATGGGAAATAAAATGGGCTTGATTAAGATAGATTACCTTTCCTACTTAGTATTAAATACACTTTAACATAATTTAAATAGGATAATACTAATTATGTTGCATATAAATGTGAACCTTTGTGATAGAGCTCTACTCGTCTGCTCTCCAGACACAGGAAATTGAGATTAGGGTCATTCTGGTGCTGCGCCACACTGAAAATCTTCCCTCCCTCCAGGTCGAGTACAATCTCCCCATGACTCTGGTCCTCCTGAATCAACGAAATTAAATATGAGggttaaacacacaaattataCGGCATAAATACATGGATTTTTGATTTGTAACCccaccaaacaaaacaaatgaacagatttAATATTTAAGACCTGATGACGTTAAACTCATCAGTGCCAACATGATGTGAAATGTCCTTCTAATAGTATAGTTAGCCATCATCAGCCTAacctttctgtctgttctggCTTGAAGCCGTCCTTGGCCGATAAtcacagtgagggagaggaggctcAGGTTGTGGTTTGGGCGGGGACCTGGCTTTCCAGCTGATTCACTGGCCAAGTAGAATGGAGGCTCATCCTCCTCTGAATCAGAGtctgtgagagaaaagagatgaaaataTACTGTTTACTGTCATTCAACAATGGAGGATCAAACGTCAAATATAACACTAAACCTGCTTGATTAATAAAAAGAAGTTTGGGCAGGCATGGAACT contains these protein-coding regions:
- the trmt112 gene encoding multifunctional methyltransferase subunit TRM112-like protein; protein product: MKLLTHNMLTSHVKGVTKGYPLLIKATEVKVNEVEFNPQFVSRMIPKLEWSALVQAAEELGHRQDLPAELVSEYEKDEEFLKKVHRALLEVEVIEGCLQCPESGREFPISRGIPNMLLSEDEA